Proteins from a single region of Penaeus monodon isolate SGIC_2016 chromosome 29, NSTDA_Pmon_1, whole genome shotgun sequence:
- the LOC119592240 gene encoding uncharacterized protein LOC119592240, with protein MTVATVTAATTGITTTAVTSSAAAAILSGVRTAVGTSGANTGRTTLTLQELQVRTSGSNQGTVVSVAGLTQAQLQTAKLSSQSSTQKGLTGVSRSLTPAQLQYLKQQAHARHALALQQQGKVVTTGDQSIKRVQIAGQAGTTQKVQVAVSGGTLAGMTAIQVSQAGRTQLVKPGTVVAGASGVVTTGKAVTRTVTDREVAAFLKQQQLNKSGQVTQVQVPSAQLLAGLQVQGGASGGGTPVATLVKTVSAPSTLVHTPTSVTLPASAINVTLPQARVTTAATVAKANTTQQTVRNIPLPQQLLAKQRSLVGVKGAVGLQLGGKAVGGTGLSTVQIVQGGSQKQMSHVTVQQIQQVFKQVPQTIQHITQGGTVSGTVVGKAVAGGSVSGTNVTASGAQGITTSHSTKLVPMTVASHQHQPQPIKQTIQVVSAGSSVVGGNSGIRVSAGERSSPSALALQAGKMTNPAILSQVSAALQGQPMSVAVRTPTQSPVRIQTSALQTQQTTQTQQGQQQTQQQGQQPGGSQ; from the exons ATGACTGTGGCCACAGTGACAGCTGCCACCACGGGAATCACCACTACAGCTGTAACATCTTCAGCAGCTGCTGCCATTTTAAGTGGTGTGCGCACTGCTGTGGGAACTTCAGGTGCTAACACAGGCAGAACAACACTTACTCTGCAGGAACTCCAAGTTCGTACCTCAGGAAGTAACCAAGGCACGGTTGTCAGTGTGGCTGGCTTGACTCAAGCACAGTTACAGACAGCTAAACTATCCTCTCAATCATCCACACAGAAAG GTTTAACAGGGGTCTCACGGTCTCTTACTCCAGCACAACTACAGTACCTGAAACAGCAAGCCCATGCTAGGCATGCTCTGGCTTTGCAGCAACAAGGAAAGGTAGTAACTACTGGAGACCAGTCCATCAAACGAGTTCAG ATTGCAGGACAGGCTGGAACAACTCAGAAGGTACAAGTTGCTGTATCTGGAGGGACCTTGGCTGGTATGACGGCTATACAG GTGAGTCAAGCTGGACGGACACAGCTAGTGAAACCTGGGACCGTTGTGGCTGGTGCCAGTGGTGTTGTGACGACAGGAAAAGCCGTAACACGGACTGTGACCGACCGGGAAGTTGCTGCTTTCCTCAAGCAACAACAGCTTAATAAATCTGGCCAAGTGACTCAG GTGCAGGTACCATCAGCACAGTTACTAGCAGGTCTACAGGTGCAAGGTGGGGCGAGTGGAGGTGGCACCCCTGTAGCCACACTTGTGAAGACTGTCAGTGCTCCATCCACCTTAGTGCACACACCTACATCAGTGACACTTCCTGCTTCAGCTATAAATGTAACACTCCCTCAAGCCCGAGTGACAACTGCTGCCACAGTAGCAAAGGCTAACACCACACAGCAG ACTGTACGTAATATCCCCTTGCCACAACAGTTGTTAGCTAAGCAACGATCGTTGGTCGGGGTGAAAGGTGCTGTTGGCCTACAGTTGGGTGGGAAAGCTGTTGGTGGCACTGGTCTGAGCACCGTGCAGATAGTGCAAGGTGGCAGTCAGAAGCAGATGTCCCATGTCACTGTTCAGCAGATACAGCAGGTCTTTAAGCAGGTTCCACAGACCATTCAACACATTACACAG GGTGGGACAGTAAGTGGCACAGTTGTAGGGAAGGCAGTAGCAGGAGGAAGTGTATCAGGGACAAATGTAACAGCATCTGGTGCCCAGGGAATTACCACCTCACACAGCACGAAGCTTGTTCCTATGACTGTTGCCTCTCACCAGCACCAGCCCCAACCCATAAAGCAGACCATTCAG GTTGTATCTGCTGGGTCGTCTGTGGTAGGAGGCAATTCAGGCATCCGTGTTAGCGCTGGCGAACGTTCCTCCCCCTCAGCTCTGGCACTGCAGGCTGGCAAGATGACAAACCCAGCAATCCTGTCACAGGTGTCTGCAGCACTTCAGGGCCAGCCCATGTCTGTAGCAGTGAGGACACCCACGCAGAGTCCCGTCAGAATACAGACATCAGCCCTGCAGACACAGCAAACAACCCAGACACAACAAGGACAACAGCAAACTCAGCAACAAGGACAGCAACCAGGCGGGAGTCAGTGA